The following proteins come from a genomic window of Corallococcus sp. NCRR:
- a CDS encoding HD-GYP domain-containing protein, with amino-acid sequence MEAIPPAPPRILIVDDDDSVRDVISVLLREEGYNCVVANGAEMALDVAGEEETPLVISDMKMPGRDGLWLLENLRERLPDTSVIMLTGYGDTESAVDCLRRGAVDYLLKPPKLTDLIRAIERALAKRRIEMARKRYQKKLEGKVRDRTAELRSALHNIANTYQNTLLALVAALDAREHETSDHSQRVVSYTSAIATRMGIHGKEMEEIGRGALLHDIGKIGVPDAVLLKPGKLTPDEWLEMRRHPEIGFQMIQNIPFLSTPADIVLSHQERYDGAGYPRNLQRNEIHIGARIFAVADTLDAMTSDRPYRKGTTFANAIQEIKRCANTQFDPEVVKAFLDIGEEGLIRIKKEMAEKKLNPMQAAADAAESEAELARLTDLDDEPDSPPVGPSTTPIGAPPAVIRSASGTEG; translated from the coding sequence GTGGAAGCCATCCCCCCCGCACCCCCCAGAATCCTGATCGTCGACGATGACGATTCCGTCCGCGACGTCATCTCCGTGCTCCTCCGTGAGGAGGGCTACAACTGCGTCGTGGCCAACGGCGCCGAGATGGCGCTCGACGTGGCGGGTGAAGAAGAGACGCCGCTCGTCATCAGCGACATGAAGATGCCGGGCCGCGACGGACTCTGGCTGCTGGAGAACCTGCGCGAGCGGCTGCCGGACACGTCCGTCATCATGCTCACCGGCTACGGCGACACCGAGTCCGCCGTGGACTGTCTGCGCCGGGGCGCGGTGGACTACCTGCTCAAGCCACCCAAGCTCACGGACCTCATCCGCGCCATCGAACGCGCGCTCGCCAAGCGCCGCATCGAGATGGCCCGCAAGCGCTACCAGAAGAAGCTCGAGGGCAAGGTGCGCGACCGCACCGCCGAGCTGCGCAGCGCGCTGCACAACATCGCGAACACGTACCAGAACACGCTGCTGGCGCTGGTGGCGGCCCTGGACGCGCGCGAGCACGAGACGAGCGACCACTCCCAGCGCGTGGTCAGCTACACCTCCGCCATCGCCACCCGCATGGGCATCCACGGCAAGGAGATGGAGGAGATCGGCCGCGGGGCGCTCCTGCACGACATCGGGAAGATCGGCGTGCCGGACGCGGTGCTGCTCAAGCCCGGCAAGCTCACCCCCGACGAGTGGCTGGAGATGCGGCGTCATCCGGAGATCGGCTTCCAGATGATCCAGAACATCCCCTTCCTCTCCACGCCCGCGGACATCGTCCTGTCGCACCAGGAGCGCTATGACGGCGCGGGCTACCCCCGCAACCTCCAGCGCAACGAGATCCACATCGGCGCGCGCATCTTCGCGGTGGCGGACACGCTGGACGCGATGACGAGCGACCGGCCGTACCGCAAGGGCACGACGTTCGCGAACGCCATCCAGGAGATCAAGCGCTGCGCCAACACGCAGTTCGACCCTGAGGTCGTGAAGGCGTTCCTGGACATTGGCGAGGAGGGGCTCATCCGCATCAAGAAGGAGATGGCGGAGAAGAAGCTCAACCCGATGCAGGCCGCCGCGGACGCCGCCGAGTCCGAGGCCGAGCTGGCGCGGCTCACCGACCTGGACGACGAGCCGGACTCCCCGCCGGTGGGGCCCAGCACCACGCCCATCGGCGCGCCGCCCGCCGTCATCCGTTCAGCCTCCGGGACCGAGGGCTGA
- the thiO gene encoding glycine oxidase ThiO produces MATSDVLVVGGGVMGCGIALKLRQAGARVTVLERSIPGAEASSAAGGILAPQWESEGPGPFFELCLRSRALYGSFAAELRELSGVDIAYRPCGLLRVAFDEADLHHVESTVGWQHGMGLRAELLDGKAARELEPHLSPTAVGAAHFPDDHQVDNRLLVRALTMAAARVGTVFKSGYVRGVVHEHGRAVGVDLDGEVLRADAVVLAAGSWSSLVQGAGVSAQAVRPARGQMVQLQTRLPLLERVVTSAKGYLVPRADGRIIAGSTMEHVGFDKQVTAAGLARILDMALQLCPDLGSAPITETWAGFRPWTQDALPYIGEGPTPGLFLATGHFRNGILLAPITAKLVAQAVLGEKPSVDLTPFRYDRGTVARG; encoded by the coding sequence ATGGCAACCTCCGACGTCCTCGTGGTGGGCGGTGGTGTGATGGGCTGTGGCATCGCGCTGAAGCTCCGGCAGGCGGGCGCGCGCGTGACGGTGCTCGAGCGCTCCATCCCCGGCGCCGAAGCCTCCAGCGCCGCCGGCGGCATCCTCGCGCCCCAGTGGGAGTCCGAGGGACCGGGCCCCTTCTTCGAGCTGTGCCTGCGAAGCCGCGCCCTCTACGGGAGCTTCGCCGCGGAGCTGCGCGAGCTCTCCGGCGTGGACATCGCGTACCGGCCGTGCGGCCTGCTGCGCGTCGCGTTCGACGAGGCGGACCTGCATCACGTGGAGTCCACCGTGGGCTGGCAGCACGGCATGGGGCTGCGCGCCGAGCTGCTCGACGGCAAGGCCGCGCGCGAGCTGGAGCCCCACCTGTCCCCCACCGCCGTGGGCGCCGCGCACTTCCCGGATGATCACCAGGTCGACAACCGGCTCCTCGTGCGCGCGCTCACCATGGCCGCCGCGCGCGTGGGCACGGTGTTCAAGAGCGGCTACGTGCGCGGCGTGGTGCACGAGCACGGCCGCGCGGTGGGCGTGGACCTGGACGGCGAGGTGCTCCGCGCGGACGCGGTGGTGCTGGCGGCGGGCTCGTGGTCCTCCCTGGTCCAGGGTGCGGGCGTGTCGGCGCAGGCGGTGCGCCCGGCGCGCGGACAGATGGTGCAACTGCAGACGCGGCTGCCCCTGCTGGAGCGGGTGGTGACGTCCGCGAAGGGCTACCTGGTGCCGCGCGCGGATGGGCGGATCATCGCCGGGAGCACCATGGAGCATGTGGGCTTCGACAAGCAGGTGACCGCGGCGGGGCTGGCGCGGATCCTCGACATGGCCCTGCAGCTGTGCCCGGACCTGGGCAGCGCGCCCATCACGGAGACCTGGGCCGGCTTCCGCCCCTGGACCCAGGACGCGCTGCCGTACATCGGAGAGGGCCCCACGCCCGGCCTGTTCCTCGCCACCGGCCACTTCCGCAACGGCATCCTGCTCGCCCCCATCACCGCGAAGCTCGTCGCCCAGGCCGTGCTGGGGGAGAAGCCCTCGGTGGACCTCACCCCCTTCCGCTATGACCGGGGGACAGTGGCGCGCGGTTGA
- a CDS encoding amidohydrolase, protein MQKHFLAALGALAMLTSCATNRPTPPGGDDTTLFVGKIITLDDKGTIAEAVTVDGKGRILKVGTEKDLSAGLGVGSKRVELEEGQVLLPGFIDPHLHILPTLIQSVLGTHNLAPCLPPPYNLSTPEECTKHRDLLSALSSMKLEPTTPETAKMFVLGMNLDPSRQQFVPGKCGVTSTVEFMQQPKLYLDACVTKDRPVIILDQSGHLAYVNDKAFEAVCKGQKPCNPPDSVTQHGGRWVVGDDGQYTGLLEESAAFAPFLEATQQGMMVRRDIPSGSLQSLLKAIQALREAGLTTIADGGLSDRSQLELVKLLAMNPAFPLRVTGVVTHLAAGPVVNANGDVVKPALKPTGPSCTPSPDNDCALPKWLGAGAIKLWVDGSTQGCTALLGQPYVYGTDGHCPEAGEGKGDFKNAKELADAMRPLWADSAWRFQLHANGNQANQWAVDAFSRLQVEQTNTHRMLLIHNTVGQDSVSQAIGELRKGTHVTASQEKVPAMDLRVTHLIGHVAYWGDALARMLQKNGTHQDIDIDPVDFNRRYGIPYSFHSDSMVTPARPLWFVEQAVTRRTWAYPDFQKTYVLGPQHATTVEEALRAITIEPARQHEIDKWVGSIEPGKVADFVVLGANPLDRDPAKGGDPATLSKIPVVRTYLGGKDPAQRN, encoded by the coding sequence ATGCAAAAACACTTCCTCGCGGCGCTTGGAGCGCTCGCGATGCTGACGTCGTGCGCGACGAACCGCCCCACCCCTCCGGGGGGCGACGACACCACCCTCTTCGTCGGCAAGATCATCACCCTGGATGACAAGGGGACGATCGCCGAAGCCGTCACCGTGGATGGCAAGGGCCGCATCTTGAAGGTCGGCACCGAGAAGGACCTGAGCGCGGGGCTCGGCGTGGGCTCCAAGCGCGTCGAGTTGGAGGAGGGACAGGTCCTCCTGCCCGGGTTCATCGACCCGCACCTGCACATCCTGCCGACGCTCATCCAGAGCGTGCTGGGCACGCACAACCTGGCGCCCTGCCTGCCTCCTCCCTACAACCTGTCCACGCCCGAGGAGTGCACGAAGCACCGGGACCTGCTGAGCGCGCTGAGCTCCATGAAGCTGGAGCCCACCACTCCGGAGACGGCCAAGATGTTCGTCCTCGGGATGAACCTGGACCCGTCGCGGCAGCAGTTCGTCCCCGGCAAGTGTGGCGTGACGTCGACCGTCGAGTTCATGCAGCAGCCGAAGCTCTACCTCGACGCGTGTGTGACCAAGGACCGTCCGGTCATCATCCTCGACCAGTCCGGCCACCTCGCCTACGTGAACGACAAGGCCTTCGAGGCCGTCTGCAAGGGACAGAAGCCGTGCAACCCTCCGGATTCGGTGACGCAGCACGGAGGCCGGTGGGTCGTCGGGGACGATGGCCAGTACACGGGGTTGCTCGAGGAGTCCGCCGCCTTCGCGCCGTTCCTGGAGGCGACACAGCAGGGAATGATGGTGCGGAGGGACATCCCGAGCGGGAGCCTCCAGTCCCTCCTCAAGGCCATCCAGGCCCTGCGTGAAGCCGGGCTCACGACCATCGCCGACGGCGGTCTGTCCGATCGGTCGCAGCTCGAGCTGGTCAAGCTCCTGGCCATGAACCCGGCCTTCCCGCTGCGTGTCACGGGCGTGGTGACCCACCTGGCGGCGGGGCCGGTCGTGAACGCGAATGGAGACGTCGTCAAACCGGCGCTCAAGCCGACCGGGCCCTCGTGCACGCCGAGCCCGGACAACGACTGCGCCCTGCCCAAGTGGCTGGGGGCCGGCGCCATCAAGCTCTGGGTGGACGGTTCGACGCAGGGGTGCACCGCGCTGCTCGGACAGCCCTATGTCTACGGCACGGATGGACACTGCCCGGAAGCGGGAGAGGGCAAAGGCGACTTCAAGAACGCGAAGGAGCTCGCGGATGCCATGCGCCCGCTGTGGGCTGACTCAGCCTGGCGCTTCCAGCTGCACGCCAATGGCAATCAAGCGAACCAGTGGGCTGTCGACGCGTTCTCCCGGCTCCAGGTGGAGCAGACCAACACGCACCGGATGCTGCTCATCCACAACACCGTGGGCCAGGACTCCGTTTCGCAAGCGATTGGTGAGCTGCGCAAGGGCACACACGTCACCGCCAGCCAAGAGAAGGTGCCGGCGATGGACCTGCGCGTGACGCACCTCATCGGCCACGTAGCGTACTGGGGGGATGCCCTGGCGCGGATGCTCCAGAAGAATGGAACGCACCAGGACATCGACATCGACCCGGTGGACTTCAACCGTCGCTACGGCATCCCCTACTCCTTCCACAGCGACTCCATGGTGACGCCGGCCCGGCCGCTCTGGTTCGTCGAGCAGGCCGTCACGCGGCGCACGTGGGCCTATCCCGACTTCCAGAAGACGTATGTGCTCGGGCCCCAGCACGCGACGACCGTCGAGGAGGCCCTGCGCGCGATCACCATCGAGCCGGCGCGCCAGCATGAAATCGACAAGTGGGTGGGCAGCATCGAGCCGGGCAAGGTGGCGGACTTCGTCGTGCTGGGTGCGAACCCGCTCGACCGTGATCCCGCCAAGGGTGGAGACCCGGCGACCCTCAGCAAGATCCCGGTCGTTCGGACGTACCTGGGCGGCAAGGACCCCGCGCAGCGGAACTGA
- a CDS encoding DUF4870 domain-containing protein, whose product MDMDPQQREDQQFGSFITGSPTATQDEKTMGMLAHLGSIAGFVVGAGFLGWAVPLFLMLTKGKESSFVRANAVESLNFQLTTLIGMLISGVLVCALGLGVVTGFIVGVASLVFSIIAGIKANEGQIYRYPVNIRMVK is encoded by the coding sequence ATGGACATGGACCCCCAGCAGCGTGAGGATCAGCAGTTCGGCTCGTTCATCACCGGCTCGCCCACGGCGACGCAGGATGAGAAGACGATGGGGATGTTGGCCCACCTGGGCTCCATCGCCGGCTTCGTGGTGGGCGCGGGCTTCCTGGGCTGGGCGGTGCCGCTGTTCCTGATGCTGACCAAGGGCAAGGAGTCGTCCTTCGTCCGCGCCAACGCGGTGGAGTCGCTCAACTTCCAGCTCACCACGCTCATCGGCATGCTGATCTCCGGCGTGCTGGTGTGCGCGCTGGGGCTCGGCGTCGTCACGGGCTTCATCGTGGGCGTCGCGTCGCTGGTGTTCAGCATCATCGCGGGCATCAAGGCCAACGAGGGCCAGATCTACCGCTACCCCGTGAACATCCGGATGGTGAAGTAG
- the thiC gene encoding phosphomethylpyrimidine synthase ThiC codes for MSGASKSLKVDGKVLEGISRGPLPASRKVYVSGSLHPDLRVPLREIAQTPTRHHGHAGPETANPPVHVYDSSGPYTDPGADIDLRRGLPAVRENWIRARNDTDELSGITSEYGRAREADPRLNGLRFSHMRKPRVAKAGANVSQMHYARKGIITPEMEYVAVRENQKLDASLAAQHPGHSWGAAIPRVITPEFVRDEIARGRAIIPANINHPELEPMIIGRNFLVKINANIGNSAVTSSIEEEVEKMVWSIRWGADTVMDLSTGRNIHETREWILRNAPVPIGTVPIYQALEKVGGKAEELTWAIFRDTLIEQAEQGVDYFTIHAGVRLQYVPLTAKRLTGIVSRGGSILAKWCLAHHKENFLYTHFEEICEIMKAYDVSFSLGDGLRPGSIADANDAAQFGELETLGELTKVAWKHDVQVMIEGPGHVPMHLIQENMTKQLAVCHEAPFYTLGPLTTDIAPGYDHFTSGIGAAMIGWFGTAMLCYVTPKEHLGLPDRDDVKEGVITYKIAAHAADLAKGHPGAQARDNALSKARFEFRWEDQFNLSLDPERARAFHDETLPAEGAKVAHFCSMCGPHFCSMKITQDVRDYADKVGVNETQALEQGMKEKSEEFKKAGHELYR; via the coding sequence ATGAGTGGAGCGTCCAAGAGCCTCAAGGTCGATGGGAAGGTGCTGGAGGGAATCAGCCGCGGCCCGCTTCCCGCCTCGCGCAAGGTCTACGTGTCCGGGTCCCTGCACCCCGACCTCCGCGTCCCGCTGCGCGAGATCGCCCAGACGCCCACGCGCCACCACGGCCACGCTGGCCCGGAGACCGCCAACCCCCCCGTCCACGTCTACGACTCCAGCGGCCCCTACACCGACCCTGGCGCCGACATCGACCTGCGCCGGGGCCTGCCCGCCGTGCGCGAGAACTGGATCCGCGCCCGCAACGACACGGATGAACTGTCCGGCATCACGTCGGAATACGGCCGCGCCCGCGAAGCCGACCCGCGCCTCAATGGCCTGCGCTTCAGCCACATGCGCAAGCCCCGCGTCGCGAAGGCCGGCGCCAACGTCAGCCAGATGCACTACGCCCGCAAGGGCATCATCACGCCGGAGATGGAATACGTCGCCGTGCGCGAGAACCAGAAGCTCGACGCTTCACTCGCCGCCCAGCACCCCGGCCACTCCTGGGGCGCCGCGATTCCGCGGGTGATTACGCCGGAGTTCGTGCGCGACGAGATCGCCAGGGGCCGCGCCATCATCCCCGCCAACATCAACCACCCGGAGCTGGAGCCGATGATCATCGGCCGCAACTTCCTGGTGAAGATCAACGCCAACATCGGCAACTCCGCCGTCACGTCCTCCATCGAGGAGGAGGTGGAGAAGATGGTCTGGTCCATCCGCTGGGGCGCGGACACCGTCATGGACCTGTCCACCGGCCGCAACATCCACGAGACGCGCGAGTGGATCCTCCGCAACGCGCCCGTGCCCATCGGCACCGTGCCCATCTACCAGGCGCTGGAGAAGGTGGGCGGCAAGGCCGAGGAGCTCACCTGGGCCATCTTCCGCGACACGCTCATCGAACAGGCCGAGCAGGGCGTGGACTACTTCACCATCCACGCGGGCGTGCGCCTCCAGTACGTGCCGCTCACCGCGAAGCGCCTCACCGGCATCGTCAGCCGCGGCGGCTCCATCCTCGCCAAGTGGTGCCTGGCCCACCACAAAGAGAACTTCCTCTACACGCACTTCGAGGAGATCTGCGAGATCATGAAGGCGTACGACGTCAGCTTCAGTCTGGGTGACGGCCTGCGCCCCGGCTCCATCGCGGACGCCAACGACGCCGCGCAGTTCGGCGAATTGGAGACGCTGGGCGAGCTGACGAAGGTGGCCTGGAAGCACGACGTGCAGGTGATGATCGAAGGCCCCGGCCACGTCCCCATGCACCTCATCCAGGAGAACATGACGAAGCAGCTCGCCGTGTGCCACGAGGCGCCGTTCTACACGCTGGGGCCCCTCACCACGGACATCGCGCCCGGGTACGACCACTTCACCAGCGGCATTGGCGCGGCGATGATCGGCTGGTTCGGCACGGCGATGCTCTGCTACGTGACGCCCAAGGAGCACCTGGGCCTGCCCGACCGTGACGACGTGAAGGAGGGCGTGATCACCTACAAGATCGCCGCCCACGCCGCGGACCTGGCCAAGGGCCACCCGGGCGCCCAGGCCCGCGACAACGCCCTGTCCAAGGCGCGCTTCGAGTTCCGCTGGGAGGATCAGTTCAACCTGTCCCTGGACCCCGAGCGCGCCCGCGCCTTCCACGACGAGACGCTCCCCGCCGAGGGCGCCAAGGTCGCGCACTTCTGCTCCATGTGCGGCCCGCACTTCTGCTCCATGAAGATCACCCAGGACGTGCGCGACTACGCGGACAAGGTCGGCGTCAACGAGACCCAGGCCCTGGAGCAGGGGATGAAGGAGAAGAGCGAGGAATTCAAGAAGGCGGGCCACGAGCTGTACCGCTGA
- a CDS encoding Kelch repeat-containing protein: MAQSTHDAVKPFRMCLIPGLLLLTLAGCSSEKEQNGPDDQEQPQQEQGSWTPLPSGSSLAARSDVASVFDGQNVLLWGGRGSCTADGFCGDGARFNVAAKTWTPMSTQGALSARSRHTAVWTGERMMVWGGLGCGGTDVPCGDGATYDPTSDAWSPPIKADYAPAPRWGHTALWTGTQMLIWGGKDARAPRVFRDGAIYHAKENLWTTMNFVKAPPNRYAHTAVWIDGVMYVWGGNGGSPLDVALQDGSMYGPFGDDWLAFPSEEGTPKARWSHTAVWTGERMIIWGGIGCGDDPYHDPPIYCDRGAAFDPVYRKWSAVSAKGAPSPRIGHTAVWTGSKMVIWGGTSPNCGSGGGVCSDGAAYDPATDTWAPLRTAGAPSARTGHVGLWTGNALFIWGGMGGSGADTPLSDGALWVP, from the coding sequence GTGGCGCAGTCGACGCATGACGCAGTGAAGCCGTTCCGGATGTGCCTGATTCCAGGCCTGCTCCTCCTGACCCTCGCTGGCTGCTCGAGTGAGAAGGAGCAGAACGGCCCGGATGATCAGGAACAGCCACAGCAGGAGCAGGGCTCCTGGACGCCCCTCCCCTCGGGCTCATCCCTTGCCGCGCGGAGTGACGTGGCGAGCGTCTTCGATGGCCAGAACGTCCTGCTCTGGGGCGGACGGGGCAGCTGCACCGCGGATGGATTCTGCGGCGACGGGGCCCGGTTCAATGTGGCGGCGAAGACATGGACGCCCATGTCGACCCAGGGCGCGCTCTCCGCACGCTCGCGGCATACGGCGGTGTGGACCGGCGAGCGGATGATGGTCTGGGGCGGACTTGGCTGCGGTGGCACCGACGTTCCCTGTGGCGACGGCGCGACCTACGACCCCACGAGCGACGCCTGGAGCCCCCCGATCAAGGCTGATTACGCGCCCGCTCCGCGCTGGGGACACACAGCGCTCTGGACCGGCACGCAGATGCTGATCTGGGGCGGCAAGGATGCCCGAGCGCCACGTGTGTTCAGGGACGGGGCCATCTACCACGCGAAGGAAAACCTCTGGACGACGATGAACTTCGTCAAGGCCCCCCCGAACCGCTATGCGCACACCGCCGTGTGGATCGACGGCGTGATGTACGTCTGGGGTGGAAATGGTGGCAGCCCCCTCGACGTGGCCCTGCAGGACGGCTCGATGTACGGCCCTTTTGGGGACGACTGGCTGGCGTTTCCATCCGAAGAAGGGACCCCCAAGGCCCGCTGGTCTCACACGGCGGTGTGGACCGGGGAGCGGATGATCATCTGGGGCGGGATCGGCTGTGGCGACGACCCCTACCATGACCCTCCGATCTACTGCGACAGGGGCGCCGCGTTCGATCCGGTGTACCGAAAGTGGTCAGCCGTCTCCGCCAAGGGCGCGCCCTCGCCACGCATCGGGCACACCGCCGTGTGGACCGGCTCGAAGATGGTCATCTGGGGTGGCACCTCGCCGAACTGTGGCTCTGGAGGCGGCGTCTGCTCGGACGGCGCGGCCTATGACCCGGCCACGGACACGTGGGCGCCGCTGCGCACCGCGGGCGCCCCATCCGCGCGCACCGGGCACGTGGGCCTGTGGACGGGCAACGCCCTCTTCATCTGGGGCGGCATGGGGGGCAGCGGCGCGGATACCCCCCTTTCAGATGGCGCCCTGTGGGTGCCGTGA
- the moaA gene encoding GTP 3',8-cyclase MoaA gives MTAPLPAPNPLAPPLCDAQGRRMTYLRLSVTDRCNFRCTYCSPASWGGKKDLLDASEFERIVSVFARMGIRRVRLTGGEPLARPDILDIAKRIAAVPGVEHLAITTNASRLESLAGPLRDAGVTQLNLSLDTLSADVFRRISKQGDFEAVLRGIDAAAGAGYQSLKLNVVVMRGINDAEVPELVTYAHARGITPRFIELMPFGQGTPVPTAELLERLAASGRVLTEEPQESAASPTSGPARYWKTDSGRVGFISPLTQNFCGGCNRVRVASNGDLRSCLGGRAQAPLHQLIRGGATDEELALAVRRALGEKPEGHRFTEAGNGATLLPMMGIGG, from the coding sequence ATGACCGCTCCCCTGCCCGCTCCCAATCCGCTCGCCCCGCCGCTGTGTGACGCGCAGGGGCGGCGCATGACGTACCTGCGGCTGAGCGTCACGGACCGCTGCAACTTCCGCTGCACCTACTGCTCGCCGGCCTCCTGGGGCGGGAAGAAGGACCTGCTCGACGCGAGCGAGTTCGAGCGCATCGTCTCCGTCTTCGCGCGCATGGGCATCCGCCGCGTGCGGCTGACAGGCGGCGAGCCGCTCGCCCGGCCGGACATCCTCGACATCGCGAAGCGCATCGCCGCGGTGCCCGGCGTGGAGCACCTGGCCATCACCACCAACGCGAGCCGCCTGGAGTCCCTGGCCGGGCCGCTGCGCGACGCGGGCGTCACCCAGCTCAACCTGAGCCTGGACACGCTGTCCGCGGACGTGTTCCGGCGCATCTCCAAGCAGGGCGACTTCGAAGCGGTGCTGCGCGGCATCGACGCGGCGGCGGGCGCGGGCTACCAGTCGCTGAAGCTCAACGTCGTGGTGATGCGCGGCATCAACGACGCGGAGGTGCCGGAGCTGGTGACGTACGCGCACGCGCGCGGCATCACCCCGCGCTTCATCGAGCTGATGCCCTTCGGGCAGGGCACGCCGGTGCCCACGGCGGAGCTGCTGGAGCGCCTGGCGGCCTCCGGCCGCGTCCTCACCGAGGAGCCGCAGGAGAGCGCCGCGTCGCCCACGTCCGGGCCGGCGCGCTACTGGAAGACGGACAGCGGGCGCGTGGGGTTCATCTCCCCGCTGACGCAGAACTTCTGCGGGGGCTGCAACCGGGTGCGGGTGGCGTCCAACGGCGACCTGCGCAGCTGCCTGGGCGGCCGGGCGCAGGCGCCGCTGCACCAGCTCATCCGGGGCGGCGCGACGGACGAGGAGCTGGCCCTGGCCGTGCGCCGCGCGCTCGGGGAGAAGCCGGAGGGGCACCGTTTCACGGAGGCCGGAAACGGCGCCACGCTCCTGCCCATGATGGGCATTGGCGGCTGA